The genome window GAAACTGTCGCGCAGTTCGCGCGGATAGCGGACGCGCACCGGAAAACGTTCGCGGCCTTCGACGGTTTTTGTGATCTGTTTGCCGCCGATGGCGATTTCGATGACGTCCTGGAATTTGCGGATCGGAACGCCGTAGCGCGCCAGCGCCTGACGGTCGGGAACAATTTCCAGATAGGGCTTGCCGACAATCCGGTCGGCAATCACGGCTGCAGGTTCAACCGACGGAACCTCTTTCAGGAGTTTTTCAATCTGCAGGCCGACTTCTTCGATGGTTTCCAGGTCGGGACCTTTGATTTTTACACCCATCGGTGCGCGCATGCCGCTCTGGAGCATGACGATGCGGGCGGCGATCGGCTGGAGTTTGGGCGCAGAGGTGACGCCGGGCAGCTCGGCAGCTTTCACGATTTCATTCCAGATGTCGTCCGGAGAATGAATGTGATCGCGCCACTGGCGGAACGGGCGTCCACTGGAGTCGGGAATCAGTTCGCCGTTTTCGTCGCGTACAAATTCACCACGTTTATAGCGGAAGTTGATGCGTCGTCCGTCCTCGTCGGTTTTGTACTCCCGCTTGTAATTGATGACGGTTTCGAACATGGAGATCGGTGCGGGGTCGAGCGGTGTGTCGGCGCGTCCGAGTTTGCCGACGACGGTGTCGACTTCCGGAACGGACTGGATCAGTCGGTCCTGCACGGAGAGGATGTCGATGGCTTCTCCGATGGAGGCGTGCGTCATCGTGGTCGGCATCCACAGGAAGGAGCCTTCGTCGAGCGGCGGCATGAATTCCTTGCCAAGCTGCTTCCATGCGCTGAACCCGAAAACAACCAGAGCAACCGGGATGGACAGGAACAGCAGTTTGTGGCGCAGGCACCAGTGCAGCATGCGGGTGTAGAAGCTGCGGAACAGGTGGAAGAATCCCAGCAGTCCGCCGGCCAGCAGGGCGACAAACAAAGCGTTCAGGATAAATCCTTTTTCCGGGCCGAGCGGTTCCCATGCATTGGTCAGGAAGATTCCAACCAGCAGAACCGCCAGCCAGGTGGGCGCATTGGGACCGAGCCGGGAGAACGCAGAAGGCAGTTCCCATTTTCTTTTTCTCTTTTTTCGTTGAAGGAGCAGGTAGGCCGCGGGCGGCAGAATGGACAGCGCGATGAAAATAGACGAGAGCAGGGCGAAGGTTTTTGTGAACGCGAGCGGCTTAAAGAGTTTGCCTTCCGCACCGATCATGATGAAGACGGGCAGGAAACTGATGACGGTGGTCAGCACGGCGGTCAGCACGGCACCGCCGACTTCGCTGACGGCGCGGTGAACGGTTTCGAGGCGCGGTTCTTCGGCCGGTGCCTGATCAATATGGCGCAGAATGTTTTCGCAGATGACGATGCCCATATCGACGATGGTTCCGATGGCGATGACAATGCCGGATAACGCAACGATGTTGGCCTGCACTCCGAAGAATTTCATGGCGATGAAGCAGAGCAGGACGGCTAGCGGCAGCATGCCGCTGATGAGGATGCTGCTGCGCAGGTGCATGACCATGACGAGCACGACGATGATGGTGATCAGGATTTGCTGACCGATGGCGTCGTTGAGCGTTCCGAGAGTTTCGTAGATGAGGCCGGAGCGGTCGTAGAACGGAACGATTTCAACCTGGCTGACCGTGCCGTCGGCAAGTGTTTTGCGGGGAAGCGACGGAGCGATTTCTTTGATCTTTTCTTTGACGCGGTTGATGACGGCGAGCGGGTTGTCGCCGTAGCGGGCGACGACGACTCCGCCGACGACCGGCGCGCCGCCTTTGTCGAGCGCGCCGCGCCGCGCGGCGGGTCCGGCGGTGACGTGCGCGACCTGTTTGACGAGCACCGGCACATGATTGTCGCGGACTTTCACGACGCTGTTTTCAATGTCTTCGATCTCTTTGATGAAGCCGATGCCGCGAATGAAATATTCAACACGGTTCATTTCGATCGTTTTTGCGCCGACATCAACATTGGCTGCCTGGACGGCGCGGGCGACGTCGTCGAGCGTGACGCCGTAGGCGCGCATGGCGTCGGGATCGACGTCGACCTGATATTCTTTCACGTAGCCGCCGGCAGAGCCCACCTCGGAAACGCCTTCGGCCGAAAGCAGGCTGTAGCGTACATGCCAGTCCTGAAGTGTCCGCAGCTCCTCCTGGCTCCACCCGCCGGTCGGGTTGCCGTTTTCGTCGCGGCCTTCGAGCGTGTACCAGAAGATCTGGCCGAGTGCGGTGGAGTCGGGGCCGAGCGCGGGCTGTACGCCGTCGGGCAGGGTGCCTTCAGGCAGACTGTTTAGTTTTTCGAGCACGCGGGTGCGCGCCCAGTAGAAGTCGGCGTCTTCCTTGAAGATGATGTAGATGGTGGAGAAGCCGAACATGGAATAGCTGCGGACGGTTTTCACGTCCGGAATGCCGAGCAGCGAGACGGTGAGCGGATAGCTGATCTGGTCTTCGACGTCCTGCGGCGAGCGGCCCATCCACTGGGTGAAGACAATCTGCTGGTTTTCTCCAATGTCCGGAATGGCGTCGACCGGAATGGGGTAGCGTTCAATACCGGCGAGCTGCCAGTCGAACGGTGCAACCAGAATCCCGGTGAAAATGACGGCCAGTGTGCTCAGTGTCACAACCAGACGGTTGGTCAGGCAGAAGCGCATGAAGCGCCCGACGAGAGATCGCTGTTCTTGGGTCTGTTTCATTTCAGTGCTCATGATGATGTTCCAGCATTTCAGGTTCTTCGCCTGCGGCTTTCATTTTCTCAATGTGTTTTTCGGGGTCTGCGAGAAACTCGGTTTCGCAGCCGGGACAGCAGAAATAGATGCGCATACCGTTGTAGTCGGCGTAGAAATCCTGATTGATTTTACCTCCCATGACCGGACAGAGCGTCTGAGGATGCGGCTCCGTGGTCATTTCTTTATGCGTGATACTCATCATCGACGGCTTGGCGTGAATCTGGAGTTCGGCGTCCAGCTTGAACGCGCCCTGCGTGACGACGCGCTCGCCTTCGGTCAGTCCTGCGCGGACGATGAACACGTCGCCGGCTTTGGGGCCGAGGGTGATTTCGCGGCCTTCGTAGGTCGGTGCTTCCTTGCCGGGGACTTCAATGTAAACCACTGCACGGGTTCCGGTGATCAGCGGCGCGGTTGCCGGAATGACCAGCGGGGCGGTTGCATCTTCAGTTACATAGCCCAGCTCTTCGGCCGGGACAAGCGGCATGCCGCAGACATCGCAGGAGCCCGGTTCGTCTTTGATGATTTCCGGGTGCATCGGGCTGATCCATTTGCCGGCCAACGACGGCGCGGCGACGGTGCCGTCTTCGGCGATCAATGGATGAGCGTTTGCGCGGACAAACATGCCGGGCTTGAGTTTCTGTTGCGGATTATCAACGTTTACCCGCACATTAATTGTGCGCGATGATGCGTTGAGAACGGGATCGATGAAGGCAATGGTTCCTTCGAAGGTTTCGCCGGGAAGGGCTTCGGCGGTGAAGGTGACTTTCTGTCCGTAGCGCAGCCACGGCAGATCCGATTCGTAGGCTTCGAGCTGAATCCAGATGCGGGAAAGATCGGCGACGGTATAGAGTGTGTCACCGGTTTTCACATAGCTGCCTTCCAGCGCGTTTTTGTGAATGACAATGCCGCTGACGGGCGAATAGATGGTCAGGTGATCGACCGTGCTGCCGCGTTTTTCGATTTCCTGAATCTGTTCTTTCGGCAGGCCCCACAGTCGCAGCTTTTCGCGGACGGCTTCGACGGTGGATTGTGAGACGCTGCGCACGATGTCGCTTCCGCTCTGTTTCAGGGAATCAACCGATCGGATGGCCTGCAGAAGTTCTTCCTGCGCGCTGAGCAGTTCCGGGCTGTAGATGGACGCGAGGTGATCACCCTTTTTAACCGGGATGCCCGTATAATCGACGAATAGACGGTCGAGTCGTCCCGGCATGCGGGAGGTGATGAACGTGGTGCGGGTTTCATCGTAGTCCGCTTTTCCAACCATCCGGACGTCTGCGGCAGCAAACCTGCGTTCGACCGGTACGGTTTCAATCTGCATCAGCTTTTTAGCGGTTTCGCTGACAGTCAGTTCGCGCGGGCCTTCTTCGCCGCCGCTGCCAAGAGGAATCAGGTCCATGGCGCAGATCGGGCAGAGTCCCGGCTTGGGGAGTTTAATCTGCGGGTGCATGGAGCAGGTCCAGACCTCCGGTGCGGCTTCCTCTGTGTGTGCGGCCTCATCGTGTTCGGGCGCGGCGGTGCAGCGGCCAAGCGAAAAGGCGAAGATTAAGATGACCGCTCCGCCGGCCAGTAATTTCCAATATTTGGAAAAATCGGGTTTCATGATAGCTCCTTTGTTAAAAATCGTGATTGGTCAGCATTTCAATTTCGGCCAGGCGGATTTCGCGATCGGCCAGAGATCGTTCCGCGGCGAGCTGGAACTCGAGCAGGGTTCGCTCGGCTTCGAGCAGGGAAATATAACCAAGGCTTCCGGCTTCAAAACTTTCGCGTGCCGATTCCATGGCCTGTTCGGCTTTAGGCAGAAGTGTCTGCTGATAAAGATCCACTTTGCGTTCGGCGTCGCGGAATTTGTACAACGTCATCTGAAGGTCGGCGGTGAGCTGGTTTTCCTGATCGGTGCGCAGGTTTTCGGCGGCGATTTTCCGGTGATATGCTTCCTGTTCGCCGGCTTTCAGTTTTCCGAACCAGATCGGCACGTTTATGGAGACGCTTGCCATCAGCGGATCTTTACCGCTGTCTGAAACACTGGACATGCGGGCTTCGCCGGTTTGAATGTAGTCCAGTCCAAGCATGATATCGGGGTAACGGGCTTTGCGGGCGAGCGCGGCGTTTTTCTCTTCCTTGCGGATCACTGCATCGACCCGTTCCAGTGTCGGGCTGGATTCCTTCAGCCATTGAGCGGCTTCATCGTCGGTAAAGGAAACAGAGGTTTGCTGGATCGGTTCGGGACGGGGCAGGAGTGACGGGTCCGGGCGGTTTAATGCCGCGGACAGTCCTGCGGAAAGCGGTTTCCGAAGATCGTTGAGTGTTTTGAGTTTGTCTTCGGTTTTTCCCAGTTCAACCTGAAGCTGGATTAACGCGCTTTGCGGCAGCTCGCCGGTCTGGAAACGCGTGCGGGCTACTTCCTCCATGTTCTGAAGAAGAATCAGGTGCTGTTGGGTGATTTCGATGGCGCGGTGCAGATAGCTGTATTCATGATAGGCGGATTTAACGCGATAGAACAGATTGAGCTTTTGCTGTTCGTAGCGCTGGTGTTCCGCCTCGGCGGCTTCCATGGCCATTCCGCCGCGCAGCTTCAGTTTTCCAAACATTGGAAAAACCTGTGCAATGCCGAAGCGCTGTTCCTGTGGACCGACGCGCGTTTCAACCTGCTCGATGAAATAACTGTAGCTGAAACGCGGGTCGGGCAGGGCTTGAACCTGCGGCACTTTTTCCAAAGCCGCTTTCCATTGATTGAAAGCGGCTTCGAGGCCCGGATTATTCTGTGCGGCCTCTGTCAGGTAGCTGCCGAGTTCATTGGCCTGAACAGCGGCGGAGAGCAGAATGATGGTTATGAATGCCTTTTTCATTTTGCCGGAGTTTTTTCGAGCTCAATACCATCGGCTTGCATTTTTTCTATATACTTTTCCGGGTTGGCTTTCACGGCTTTAATACATCCTTTGCAGCAGACGTAGATGCGGTACCCGTTTGTATCCGTATACAGTTCTTTGTTGATTTTGCCTCCCATGACCGGGCAGGTGGTTTGTGGTTCTGCAAACACTGCGGAAGCAGCGGTGATCAGTAATACGGTGAGTATGCTTTTCTTCATGGGTTTCTCCTTCGGTTAATATTGTTTTTTCATGACGCGCAGCAGCTCGGCCATTTTTTCATCGGCCTCTTCCTTGGAGCCGGACGCAAAGGCTTCGCTGACGCAGTGGTTCATGTGTTTCTGAAGAATCTGCAGTTCGACGGACCGGAGGGCGGAGCGGGCGGCCTGAATCTGGCGGATAATGTCGATGCAGTATTTCTGCTCTTCCACCATTCGCTTAACGCCCTGAACCTGTCCGGCAATCCGCGACAGCCGATGCAGCGTTTCTTCATGTGTCGTTGGTGTTTCTGTTGTTTTCATGACCTCCTTGTATACCCTTGGGGGGTATATTGCAACAAAAGAAATCGGAATAGTCACATTTTCTGTTTTTCGGAGCTGCCGAACGAATTTTCATGACGGCGTTTCACGGTTGGTTTAGTCTGTTGGGCTTATGAAAGTTGAGAACGAACGATTGAATAAGGTAGCGGTTCTGAAAGGCGGAATTTCGGCAGAGCGCGAGGTGTCGCTGGAGTCCGGGGCGGCGATTGCGGCCGGGTTGCGAGGGGCCGGTTATGACGTGACCGAGGTCGATGTTCAGAATCGGGATTTTTCGGTGCCGGATGGGGTGGAAGCGGTTTTTATTGCATTGCACGGCACGTTCGGTGAGGACGGCGGGGCACAGGCCCGGCTGGAAGAGCTCGGGATTTCCTATGTCGGTGCCGGTGTGGAGGCCAGTCGGATTGCTTTCGATAAGCTTTTGACCGAACAGGTTTTGAAACAGCTCGAAGTTCCGGTTCCCGGAAGCGAAGTGCTGCGGGCCGGTCAGGCGCGTACGCTGCCGCTTCCGGTAGCGGTTAAGCCGCCGCGCGAGGGGTCGAGTGTCGGCTGTCATCTGGTGTTTGAAGAGAAGGAGTGGAATGACGCGGTTTCTGAGGCGCTGACGCACGATGAAGAGGTGCTCGTTCAGCAGTTTATTCCGGGCCGCGAGTTCACGGTCGGTATTGTGGACCGCGAGGTGCTGCCGGTGGTTGAGATTGTCCCTGAAAAAGGTTGGTATGATTACGCCGCCAAATACAAAGAAGACACGACGCGTTATGTGGTTCCCGCCGAGCTGGGTTCCGAAAAAACAGCAGAAATGCAGGCGATTGCCCTGAAAACCTTTGACGCTCTCGGCGCGCGCGGGTTTGGGCGGGTCGATTTTCGGATGACGCCGGAAGGGGAGCTGTTTGTGCTCGAACTCAATACAATTCCCGGTTTTACCTCGCACAGTCTGCTTCCCAAGGCGGCCCAAGCGGCCGGAATCGAGTTTCCTGCTCTTTGCAGTCGCATCATGCAGACAGCTTGTTTATAAAAGCCGATAGCATCAACGGAGGAAAATCAAAGAACAATGGCGGCTGCAAAACCCAGAAAACGCAAGCAGTATGCGAGAACGAAATCGACGAAGAAGGACGCCTCGGCGCGTCGCGGCGTGCTTGTTTTTATCGGTTTAGCCCTGAGTGCTGTTCTGTTGTTTGCAGTGTATCAGCTGCTGGCGTATTCTCTGTCGTTTTTCTTTTCCCGCAATGATGCGTTTGAGCTGAAAAATATTGTGGTTACTTCGGACGGGCGGCTTTCGTCTTCCCAGCTGAAGGAATATGCGAATTTAACACCGGGGATCAATCTGTTTGATGTGAAGTTTGACGACTTGCGGGAGGACCTGACGTCGGTTCCTCTGGTGGAGTCGGTTCATATTCAGCGCCGGTTGCCGGATACATTGCTGGTGCGTGTCAGTGAGCGGGTGGCTCTGGCTCAGGTGCATTGGAAGTGGCGGGCGGTACCTTTTCTTGTGGACAGGCATGGCGTGGTGATGCCGGCGACGCGCACGGGGCGGGCTTTACCAATGATTGAGGGGCTGAAAGTCGAAAACCTTCGGCCCGGCGAGCGGATCACCAATGAAGGGGTGCTGTTCGCTCTGAAACTGCTGTCAACCTGCACTGAAATGCGGCTTTCAACCCGAATCAGGTTCGAGCGGTTTGACCTGCGTTATCCGGATTACATCACGGCCACGCTTGCCGATGGTATCTCGGTCCGTTTCCCGCGCCATTCGGCCCGCGAAAAAATGATTCGTCTTGCCCGTGTAATGGAACTCGCTCTGGAGCAGGGCCGACGTCTCAAAACGATCGATCTGACCCCGGACGGCCTGAACGTTCCCACCACCTGATGATAAGGATCTTCTCTGCATGGCTGCACCCCTGATTACTGCTCTGGAAATAGGAACGACAACCGTCAAAGTATTGATGGCTGAAGTCCGTGAAGACGGAGGCCTGATGGTTTCCGGCGTTGGCGAAAGCGAATCGCGCGGTGTTCATAAAGGCGAAATTATCGATTTTGAACTGGCGCTTGGTTCCGTGCGCCGCGCCATGGAAACGGCAGAGGGCAGTGCGCGTCGCACCATCGGGGAAAGTCTCTATTTAACCGCATCCGGCGGGCAGGCTGCCAGCCTGCTTCACCAGGCGGGCATTCCGGTTCTGAATGAATATGAAGAACCCGGGGGGGAAGTGACCCAAGAGGATATTGAGCACGTGCTGGAAGTGGCCCGCAAGGTACCGATTCCCGACGACCGGATTCGGCTGCACACGCTGCAGCAAACCTTTGAGGTCGACGGACGGGGCGGAATCAGCAATCCGGCAGGACTTTTGGCCCACGATATGAAGGTGGGCATGCTGCTGATTCATGGGCGTCGCTCGACTGTTGAAAACCTCAAGAAAATTCTGCAGGCCGTTCCGGTTCACTGTGAAGATGCCGCATTTTCCGGGTTCTGCTCGGCGCTGGCTGTGTTGACGCCGGAGCAGAAACGGGCCGGAGCCGTTGTGATTGACCTGGGCGGCGGCACCACCGACTTTGCGGTGTACAACGCCGGAACCGTGAGGCTGGCCGGATCCATTGCGGTCGGCGGAAGTCATGTGACTGAAGATATTTGCACTGGACTCAATATTAACCGCCGACAGGCCGAAGCACTTAAAAAAGCCTCCGGCAGCGCGATTATCAATGCCATGGATGGCGAGCAGAGCTTTTCGGTTCCGGCTGAAGGCGGATTCAGCGGACGGGTGGTTCGCTCTGTGACGCTGCACACAATTATTAATGCCCGTATGGAAGAAACATTCCGGCTGATTGCGGACCAGATTGAGGCTGCCGGACTGAGCGGCGTGCTCAGCGCCGGTGTTCTTTTAACAGGCGGCGGTTCCGCGCTGGAGGGCGCCGTGGATTTGGCTCAACAGGTTTTCAATGCGCCCGCTCAGATTGGCAAGATGGCTGACTGTGTCGGCATCTCCACTAAAAAAGAGGGGGCCCGCTTTGCGTCAGCGCTTGGAGCGGTTCGTTATGCCGCGGATCAAATGGTGAAGGAGCCGGAAGATACCACGCCGCTGCGCGGCTGGTTCTCCAAATTGTGGGGAGGTTCCCGTGGTTGATGGTGCAAAACGGATTTTGGTTCTGGGATTGGGTGGTGCCGGATGCTCGATTGTGTCGCGGATTGCTCCGCGCGCGCCGAAAGGAATGGAATTCGCGGTCATGGATTGCGATTCCCAAACCCTGAAAAAATGCTCGCTCATTGAAAAC of Tichowtungia aerotolerans contains these proteins:
- a CDS encoding efflux RND transporter permease subunit, with amino-acid sequence MKQTQEQRSLVGRFMRFCLTNRLVVTLSTLAVIFTGILVAPFDWQLAGIERYPIPVDAIPDIGENQQIVFTQWMGRSPQDVEDQISYPLTVSLLGIPDVKTVRSYSMFGFSTIYIIFKEDADFYWARTRVLEKLNSLPEGTLPDGVQPALGPDSTALGQIFWYTLEGRDENGNPTGGWSQEELRTLQDWHVRYSLLSAEGVSEVGSAGGYVKEYQVDVDPDAMRAYGVTLDDVARAVQAANVDVGAKTIEMNRVEYFIRGIGFIKEIEDIENSVVKVRDNHVPVLVKQVAHVTAGPAARRGALDKGGAPVVGGVVVARYGDNPLAVINRVKEKIKEIAPSLPRKTLADGTVSQVEIVPFYDRSGLIYETLGTLNDAIGQQILITIIVVLVMVMHLRSSILISGMLPLAVLLCFIAMKFFGVQANIVALSGIVIAIGTIVDMGIVICENILRHIDQAPAEEPRLETVHRAVSEVGGAVLTAVLTTVISFLPVFIMIGAEGKLFKPLAFTKTFALLSSIFIALSILPPAAYLLLQRKKRKRKWELPSAFSRLGPNAPTWLAVLLVGIFLTNAWEPLGPEKGFILNALFVALLAGGLLGFFHLFRSFYTRMLHWCLRHKLLFLSIPVALVVFGFSAWKQLGKEFMPPLDEGSFLWMPTTMTHASIGEAIDILSVQDRLIQSVPEVDTVVGKLGRADTPLDPAPISMFETVINYKREYKTDEDGRRINFRYKRGEFVRDENGELIPDSSGRPFRQWRDHIHSPDDIWNEIVKAAELPGVTSAPKLQPIAARIVMLQSGMRAPMGVKIKGPDLETIEEVGLQIEKLLKEVPSVEPAAVIADRIVGKPYLEIVPDRQALARYGVPIRKFQDVIEIAIGGKQITKTVEGRERFPVRVRYPRELRDSFQTLEKILVPTMTGQQIPITELAKIEYVRGPQVIKSEDTFLTGYVVFDKKSGRAEVDTVEDCKAYLQSKIDSGEFNLPKGVSYTFAGSYENQVRAAKTLSVVLPLALFAIFMIIYFQFKSISTTLIVFSGIFVAWSGGFILVWLYGQPWFMDFSLFGVPMRTLFQIHPVNMSVAVWVGFLALFGIATDDGVIQSTYLTQVFREEKPSTKEEIRHATVEAAQRRVRPCLMTSATTILALLPVLTSTGRGSDVMVPMAIPSFGGMLVVLISIFIVPILYCSVQEHRLKQNQKGTR
- a CDS encoding efflux RND transporter periplasmic adaptor subunit, which produces MKPDFSKYWKLLAGGAVILIFAFSLGRCTAAPEHDEAAHTEEAAPEVWTCSMHPQIKLPKPGLCPICAMDLIPLGSGGEEGPRELTVSETAKKLMQIETVPVERRFAAADVRMVGKADYDETRTTFITSRMPGRLDRLFVDYTGIPVKKGDHLASIYSPELLSAQEELLQAIRSVDSLKQSGSDIVRSVSQSTVEAVREKLRLWGLPKEQIQEIEKRGSTVDHLTIYSPVSGIVIHKNALEGSYVKTGDTLYTVADLSRIWIQLEAYESDLPWLRYGQKVTFTAEALPGETFEGTIAFIDPVLNASSRTINVRVNVDNPQQKLKPGMFVRANAHPLIAEDGTVAAPSLAGKWISPMHPEIIKDEPGSCDVCGMPLVPAEELGYVTEDATAPLVIPATAPLITGTRAVVYIEVPGKEAPTYEGREITLGPKAGDVFIVRAGLTEGERVVTQGAFKLDAELQIHAKPSMMSITHKEMTTEPHPQTLCPVMGGKINQDFYADYNGMRIYFCCPGCETEFLADPEKHIEKMKAAGEEPEMLEHHHEH
- a CDS encoding TolC family protein, with product MKKAFITIILLSAAVQANELGSYLTEAAQNNPGLEAAFNQWKAALEKVPQVQALPDPRFSYSYFIEQVETRVGPQEQRFGIAQVFPMFGKLKLRGGMAMEAAEAEHQRYEQQKLNLFYRVKSAYHEYSYLHRAIEITQQHLILLQNMEEVARTRFQTGELPQSALIQLQVELGKTEDKLKTLNDLRKPLSAGLSAALNRPDPSLLPRPEPIQQTSVSFTDDEAAQWLKESSPTLERVDAVIRKEEKNAALARKARYPDIMLGLDYIQTGEARMSSVSDSGKDPLMASVSINVPIWFGKLKAGEQEAYHRKIAAENLRTDQENQLTADLQMTLYKFRDAERKVDLYQQTLLPKAEQAMESARESFEAGSLGYISLLEAERTLLEFQLAAERSLADREIRLAEIEMLTNHDF
- a CDS encoding metal-sensitive transcriptional regulator → MKTTETPTTHEETLHRLSRIAGQVQGVKRMVEEQKYCIDIIRQIQAARSALRSVELQILQKHMNHCVSEAFASGSKEEADEKMAELLRVMKKQY
- a CDS encoding D-alanine--D-alanine ligase; this translates as MKVENERLNKVAVLKGGISAEREVSLESGAAIAAGLRGAGYDVTEVDVQNRDFSVPDGVEAVFIALHGTFGEDGGAQARLEELGISYVGAGVEASRIAFDKLLTEQVLKQLEVPVPGSEVLRAGQARTLPLPVAVKPPREGSSVGCHLVFEEKEWNDAVSEALTHDEEVLVQQFIPGREFTVGIVDREVLPVVEIVPEKGWYDYAAKYKEDTTRYVVPAELGSEKTAEMQAIALKTFDALGARGFGRVDFRMTPEGELFVLELNTIPGFTSHSLLPKAAQAAGIEFPALCSRIMQTACL
- a CDS encoding cell division protein FtsQ/DivIB → MAAAKPRKRKQYARTKSTKKDASARRGVLVFIGLALSAVLLFAVYQLLAYSLSFFFSRNDAFELKNIVVTSDGRLSSSQLKEYANLTPGINLFDVKFDDLREDLTSVPLVESVHIQRRLPDTLLVRVSERVALAQVHWKWRAVPFLVDRHGVVMPATRTGRALPMIEGLKVENLRPGERITNEGVLFALKLLSTCTEMRLSTRIRFERFDLRYPDYITATLADGISVRFPRHSAREKMIRLARVMELALEQGRRLKTIDLTPDGLNVPTT
- the ftsA gene encoding cell division protein FtsA, coding for MAAPLITALEIGTTTVKVLMAEVREDGGLMVSGVGESESRGVHKGEIIDFELALGSVRRAMETAEGSARRTIGESLYLTASGGQAASLLHQAGIPVLNEYEEPGGEVTQEDIEHVLEVARKVPIPDDRIRLHTLQQTFEVDGRGGISNPAGLLAHDMKVGMLLIHGRRSTVENLKKILQAVPVHCEDAAFSGFCSALAVLTPEQKRAGAVVIDLGGGTTDFAVYNAGTVRLAGSIAVGGSHVTEDICTGLNINRRQAEALKKASGSAIINAMDGEQSFSVPAEGGFSGRVVRSVTLHTIINARMEETFRLIADQIEAAGLSGVLSAGVLLTGGGSALEGAVDLAQQVFNAPAQIGKMADCVGISTKKEGARFASALGAVRYAADQMVKEPEDTTPLRGWFSKLWGGSRG